Proteins co-encoded in one Chloroflexota bacterium genomic window:
- a CDS encoding sugar phosphate isomerase/epimerase — protein sequence MALKYSVVLATLASSPGGQVWEDPDTVLGAVADAGYDGVDLDAEPDRIDEALFYAVVDKARNLGLSIPSLLGAWGGWHAGEERDLASSDESKRQYAVDYAKRCLDLGATLDEPPVYEICAVSFVPEYPVTSKPLADLRRQFERSAHEIASHAETVGVPVAIEPVNRFEGYAGFMNSVVEAVAVVEAVGSDHLGIVADFFHLNIEDGPVTEALRTAGEHLMHTHLADSNRQMPGTGHLDFSDIVRVLDAIGYDGYLSIDCVPAKPDWRTVLTSTREFMGQIEAGVDLQRRLAAVQVTS from the coding sequence ATGGCGCTGAAGTACTCGGTGGTGCTGGCGACGCTGGCGAGCAGTCCCGGCGGACAGGTGTGGGAGGACCCGGACACGGTGCTGGGCGCCGTGGCAGACGCGGGCTACGACGGCGTCGACCTGGACGCCGAGCCCGACCGCATCGACGAGGCGCTGTTCTACGCCGTGGTCGACAAGGCGCGGAACCTGGGGCTAAGCATTCCGTCGCTGCTCGGAGCCTGGGGCGGCTGGCACGCGGGGGAGGAGCGCGACCTGGCGTCGAGCGACGAGTCGAAGCGGCAGTACGCCGTCGACTACGCCAAGCGCTGCCTCGACCTAGGCGCGACGCTGGACGAGCCGCCGGTCTACGAGATTTGCGCGGTGTCGTTTGTGCCCGAGTATCCGGTGACCAGCAAGCCGCTAGCGGATCTGCGGCGTCAGTTCGAGCGGTCGGCGCACGAGATCGCGTCTCACGCCGAGACCGTGGGCGTGCCGGTGGCCATCGAACCCGTCAATCGCTTCGAGGGCTACGCCGGATTCATGAACTCGGTCGTCGAGGCGGTCGCGGTCGTCGAGGCGGTGGGGTCGGACCACCTGGGCATCGTGGCCGACTTCTTCCACCTCAACATCGAGGACGGCCCGGTCACCGAAGCGCTGCGGACCGCGGGCGAGCACCTCATGCACACCCACCTGGCCGACAGCAATCGCCAGATGCCAGGCACCGGCCACCTCGACTTCAGCGACATCGTGCGCGTGCTGGACGCCATCGGCTACGACGGCTACCTGTCAATCGATTGCGTGCCGGCCAAGCCCGACTGGCGCACCGTGCTCACGTCCACCCGCGAGTTCATGGGCCAGATCGAGGCCGGCGTGGACCTGCAGCGGCGGCTGGCGGCTGTTCAAGTCACTTCGTAG
- a CDS encoding cupin domain-containing protein produces MPLQVFDYRRDIKNVVIMPEIRARFLRFEVGEVATRHSHDLGAEVFLIMQGRAEFEIEGETAVLGPGELCFAGRDEMHQVRVVGDEPVIMYLSVTPHVEPTHTMYAEDGSRLPPKYGHSTSEERAEHDPSAGVSTADLALEHFRASRELARLARGTAARHAARTAEIEQLAASGDDGGAKAIVDAMWPDTYATLSAVARVEAAWNEFAARVDTG; encoded by the coding sequence ATGCCACTTCAAGTCTTCGACTATCGCCGCGATATCAAGAACGTCGTCATCATGCCGGAGATCCGCGCGCGCTTCCTGCGGTTCGAGGTGGGCGAGGTGGCCACGCGCCACAGCCACGACCTTGGCGCCGAGGTCTTCCTGATCATGCAGGGCCGCGCCGAGTTCGAAATCGAGGGCGAAACCGCGGTGCTGGGACCGGGAGAGCTGTGCTTCGCCGGTCGCGACGAAATGCACCAGGTGCGCGTGGTCGGCGACGAGCCGGTCATCATGTACCTCTCGGTGACGCCGCACGTCGAGCCGACGCACACCATGTATGCCGAGGACGGATCTCGCCTGCCGCCCAAGTACGGCCATTCGACCAGCGAAGAGCGCGCCGAGCACGATCCGTCCGCGGGAGTCTCCACGGCGGACCTTGCCCTTGAGCACTTTCGGGCCTCGCGGGAACTGGCCCGGCTCGCGCGCGGGACCGCCGCCCGCCACGCTGCGCGCACCGCCGAGATCGAGCAGCTGGCGGCATCCGGTGACGACGGCGGCGCCAAGGCCATCGTGGACGCCATGTGGCCCGACACCTACGCCACCCTCAGCGCCGTCGCCCGCGTCGAAGCCGCCTGGAACGAGTTCGCCGCGCGGGTGGATACCGGCTAG
- a CDS encoding Gfo/Idh/MocA family oxidoreductase, producing MSRLRIGVIGCGGIAQIQHLPHLVELRDEFEIAGLCDLSRELLDHVGDAYGVPPERRHVDFHELVARADIDAVIVCTTGSHAPPAIAAAQAGKHILVEKPVCYTVAEAEAMAEAADRAGVVYQAAYMKRYDPAFRFAQRRVAEIDDVRFIQVNHLHPDNALHLATFDYHVPSDLPAEVIEAGRAESDRLVAEALGRDRVDAATLSAFGAINGSMIHDIGNLHAMFGSPRRVVSTDIWSGGVALSTVLEYPGGARAVCSWIDLPELFSFEETLAVYGSRDRVIASFPTGWSRGVPSDVTVQWIDAEGHPATTTRSWQANPFKLELEHFAACIRRGEQPLTPGREAVEHVALVRDIVLAHLEGAA from the coding sequence ATGAGCAGACTTCGGATCGGCGTCATCGGCTGCGGCGGAATCGCCCAGATCCAGCACTTGCCGCACCTGGTCGAGCTGCGGGACGAGTTCGAGATTGCCGGCCTGTGCGACCTGTCGCGCGAGCTGTTGGACCACGTCGGCGACGCCTACGGCGTGCCGCCGGAGCGACGGCACGTGGACTTTCACGAGCTGGTCGCGCGGGCGGACATCGACGCGGTGATCGTCTGCACCACCGGCTCGCACGCGCCGCCCGCCATCGCGGCGGCCCAGGCCGGCAAGCACATCCTGGTCGAGAAGCCCGTCTGCTACACGGTTGCCGAGGCGGAGGCCATGGCCGAGGCCGCCGACCGCGCCGGCGTCGTCTACCAGGCGGCCTACATGAAGCGCTACGACCCGGCCTTCCGGTTCGCGCAGCGGCGGGTGGCGGAGATCGACGACGTACGTTTCATCCAGGTCAACCACCTGCACCCCGACAACGCGCTGCACCTGGCGACCTTCGATTACCACGTGCCGTCCGATTTGCCCGCTGAGGTGATCGAAGCCGGGCGCGCCGAGTCGGACCGGCTCGTCGCCGAGGCGCTGGGCCGCGACCGGGTCGACGCCGCCACGCTCAGCGCCTTCGGGGCCATCAACGGCAGCATGATCCACGACATCGGCAACCTGCACGCCATGTTCGGCAGTCCGCGCCGCGTGGTGAGCACCGACATCTGGTCCGGCGGCGTCGCCCTGTCCACCGTGCTGGAGTATCCCGGCGGCGCGCGCGCCGTGTGCAGCTGGATCGACCTGCCGGAGCTGTTCAGCTTCGAGGAGACGCTCGCGGTCTACGGCTCGCGCGATCGCGTCATCGCGTCGTTCCCCACGGGCTGGAGCCGCGGCGTGCCGAGCGACGTCACCGTCCAGTGGATCGACGCCGAGGGCCACCCCGCCACGACCACCCGCTCATGGCAAGCCAACCCGTTCAAGCTGGAGCTGGAGCACTTCGCGGCGTGCATCAGGCGCGGCGAGCAGCCGCTCACGCCGGGCCGCGAGGCCGTGGAGCACGTCGCGCTGGTACGCGATATCGTGCTGGCGCACCTGGAAGGAGCCGCCTAG
- a CDS encoding phytanoyl-CoA dioxygenase family protein, with translation MSWDIERHAAELERDGYTILERVLPQDEIDASVAAIEETLASEETIGRKYGLQSANLRMVFNAQAKHRHFHGLPLRYPAPVEVARQVLGEDMFAHDVTIRVPMPTGEKDHKRFGGNLHADWSDFTVKPFVGGRHYALGIQAAWALTEFSTTTGGPVVWPGSHLTNEIPPEDSVSLPPGWKIAEAPAGSVLMWDASLWHTGGTNRGDGPRYSLILFFQRWWVKGFNDSYRYMPPEMRAQMSLDERKLWGQEAEVPPNTHFRGMSQEQIEALTPEEQAVLNIAAY, from the coding sequence ATGAGTTGGGACATCGAGCGGCATGCGGCCGAGCTCGAGCGCGACGGCTACACCATCCTGGAGCGCGTGCTGCCACAGGACGAGATTGACGCCTCCGTCGCGGCGATCGAGGAGACGCTGGCCTCCGAGGAGACCATTGGGCGCAAATACGGCCTGCAGAGCGCGAACCTGCGGATGGTGTTCAACGCGCAGGCCAAGCACCGGCACTTCCACGGCCTGCCGCTGCGCTACCCGGCGCCGGTGGAGGTGGCGCGGCAGGTGCTGGGTGAGGACATGTTTGCCCACGACGTCACCATCCGCGTGCCCATGCCGACCGGGGAGAAGGACCACAAACGCTTCGGCGGCAACCTGCACGCCGACTGGAGCGATTTCACGGTGAAGCCGTTCGTCGGCGGCCGGCACTACGCGCTGGGCATCCAGGCCGCCTGGGCGCTCACGGAGTTTTCGACGACGACCGGGGGGCCGGTGGTCTGGCCGGGTTCGCACCTCACGAATGAGATTCCGCCCGAGGACTCGGTATCGCTTCCGCCCGGATGGAAGATCGCCGAAGCGCCGGCGGGATCAGTGCTGATGTGGGACGCCAGCCTGTGGCACACCGGCGGCACCAATCGCGGCGACGGCCCGCGCTACTCGCTGATCCTGTTTTTCCAACGCTGGTGGGTGAAGGGCTTCAACGACTCCTATCGCTACATGCCCCCGGAGATGCGCGCGCAAATGTCGCTGGACGAACGCAAGCTCTGGGGACAAGAGGCCGAGGTCCCGCCGAATACGCATTTCCGAGGCATGAGCCAGGAACAGATCGAGGCCCTGACGCCGGAGGAACAGGCCGTCCTCAACATCGCGGCGTACTAG
- a CDS encoding phosphotransferase, which yields MPGRIRSEVERWLGGAVVGAVSQPTGFTPGVAARLTVDDGRRLFVKAAGPEPNTATPKAHRSEINIVTALPRAAPVPRLLWSHDEGESGWVVLAFEDVDGYHPMQPWRIDELDRVVAAMEQLSNLLTPSPLPAAVIGTAVEDFSRGWRRLHEERPSRLDHVDEWSRRHLEALAAIEDTVGPALAGDTLLNHDIRADNILLTPDRIWFVDWPHALVGPAWLDVIGFAPSVTMQGGPSPEEVIARHSACRNADPDAITAAVVALAGYFTHRAVQPPPPGLPTVRAFQDAQGAIAREWVAQRTGLT from the coding sequence ATGCCTGGGCGCATCCGCAGCGAGGTCGAACGGTGGCTGGGTGGTGCTGTCGTCGGCGCCGTTTCGCAGCCCACCGGCTTTACACCTGGGGTCGCGGCGCGGCTGACCGTGGACGACGGCCGCCGACTCTTCGTCAAGGCGGCCGGTCCCGAGCCCAACACTGCTACGCCTAAGGCGCACAGGAGTGAGATCAACATTGTGACTGCCCTGCCACGCGCGGCGCCCGTCCCGCGGTTGCTGTGGTCGCACGACGAGGGAGAGAGCGGTTGGGTCGTGCTGGCGTTCGAGGACGTGGACGGTTACCACCCGATGCAGCCGTGGCGGATCGACGAGCTAGATCGCGTGGTCGCAGCAATGGAGCAGCTCAGCAACTTGCTGACGCCATCGCCGCTGCCAGCCGCCGTGATTGGGACGGCAGTCGAGGACTTCTCCCGAGGTTGGCGGCGACTCCATGAGGAACGCCCGTCCCGGCTAGACCACGTGGACGAGTGGTCGCGCCGTCACCTCGAGGCGTTAGCAGCAATCGAGGACACGGTCGGGCCTGCGCTGGCGGGCGACACACTGCTGAATCACGACATCCGCGCAGACAACATTCTGCTCACGCCGGACCGTATTTGGTTCGTTGACTGGCCCCATGCCCTTGTCGGTCCCGCTTGGTTGGACGTGATTGGCTTTGCACCCAGTGTGACGATGCAGGGTGGTCCATCTCCCGAGGAGGTGATCGCCAGACACTCCGCATGTCGCAACGCCGATCCTGACGCCATCACGGCGGCGGTCGTGGCGCTGGCCGGATACTTCACACACCGGGCCGTGCAGCCCCCGCCGCCCGGCCTACCCACGGTGCGCGCATTCCAGGATGCGCAGGGCGCGATTGCGCGCGAATGGGTCGCCCAACGCACCGGGCTGACTTGA
- a CDS encoding NADP-dependent oxidoreductase, with translation MTATPTNTQVVLARRPVGVPQVDDFELVESPIPRPTAGEVFVRTIYVSVDPYMRGRLWRKPLRGQPIALGQVMIGEGVGEVVFSSDPRLREGEIVRGEFGWQKYAVTTLENLEIIDRNAAPLSTALGILGMPGLTAYYGMVEVARPRAGETVVVTGAAGAVGSAAGQIAKLQGCRVVGTCGSDAKCMYLVNELGFDAAINYRTQPLDDALHSACPDGIDVIFENVGGEVLEALLRRINLHARIALCGAISQYHSQELAPVPPHSRTLHSRRARMEGFLVNDFEDRDPEAMAALTEWVTTGQLTYRENIVAGIENAPAAFVGLFTGENTGKQLVRVSSEEVSVVEPL, from the coding sequence GTGACTGCGACTCCAACCAATACCCAAGTAGTCCTGGCGCGCCGGCCTGTCGGCGTGCCCCAGGTTGACGACTTCGAGCTTGTCGAGTCGCCGATTCCGCGGCCCACGGCCGGCGAGGTGTTCGTGCGCACGATCTACGTTTCCGTCGATCCCTACATGCGCGGGCGCCTGTGGAGGAAGCCGCTGCGCGGGCAGCCGATTGCCCTCGGCCAGGTGATGATCGGCGAGGGCGTGGGCGAGGTGGTCTTTTCCAGCGACCCGCGCCTGCGCGAGGGCGAGATCGTTCGCGGTGAGTTCGGCTGGCAGAAATACGCCGTTACGACGCTGGAAAACCTGGAGATCATTGATCGCAACGCCGCGCCGCTCTCGACCGCGCTCGGCATTCTGGGCATGCCCGGCCTCACGGCCTACTACGGCATGGTTGAGGTGGCGCGGCCGCGCGCGGGCGAGACCGTGGTGGTCACGGGCGCCGCGGGAGCGGTGGGGAGCGCCGCCGGCCAGATCGCCAAGCTGCAGGGCTGCCGCGTGGTGGGCACCTGCGGCAGCGACGCCAAGTGCATGTACCTGGTCAACGAGCTGGGATTCGACGCGGCGATCAACTACCGCACCCAGCCGCTGGACGACGCGCTCCACAGCGCCTGCCCCGATGGCATCGACGTGATATTCGAGAACGTGGGCGGTGAGGTACTGGAGGCCCTGCTGCGGCGCATCAATCTCCACGCCCGCATCGCCCTCTGCGGCGCGATCTCGCAGTACCACTCCCAAGAGCTCGCGCCGGTGCCGCCGCACTCGCGGACGCTCCACAGCCGCCGCGCGCGCATGGAGGGATTCCTGGTCAACGACTTCGAGGACCGCGACCCCGAGGCCATGGCCGCGCTCACCGAGTGGGTCACCACCGGCCAACTCACCTACCGCGAGAACATCGTGGCCGGCATCGAGAACGCCCCGGCGGCGTTCGTGGGGCTGTTCACCGGAGAAAACACCGGCAAGCAGCTGGTGCGGGTGAGCTCCGAGGAGGTCTCGGTCGTCGAGCCACTCTAG
- a CDS encoding RraA family protein translates to MSVSGPLDETTFAALKAADSPTVSNAIEELGVRDHRVGFAGSTVRCIYPELGITLGYAVTAQIDTTGPGPIDVGRGMREFAELLAAAPKPAIVVVQDVGPHKARAAMFGDYAATLYRALGAVAFVTDGAIRDIDQMREMRFPCFAAGTSVSHGNPRRITMDIPIEIDGMVVEPGDLIHGDVNGLLNVPLAAAADLPAQVEHVRVTERAAMDALIGPNASVDEALSKMGH, encoded by the coding sequence ATGTCGGTATCCGGGCCGCTCGACGAAACCACCTTTGCCGCGCTGAAGGCCGCCGACAGCCCCACGGTGTCGAACGCCATCGAGGAGCTGGGCGTGCGCGACCATCGGGTCGGGTTCGCCGGGTCGACCGTGCGCTGCATATATCCGGAGCTTGGCATCACGCTGGGATATGCCGTCACGGCGCAAATCGACACCACGGGACCCGGCCCGATCGACGTGGGCCGCGGCATGCGGGAGTTCGCCGAGCTGCTCGCCGCCGCCCCCAAGCCCGCGATCGTCGTCGTGCAGGATGTCGGGCCGCATAAGGCGCGCGCGGCGATGTTTGGAGACTACGCCGCCACGCTCTACCGCGCGCTGGGCGCGGTGGCCTTCGTCACCGACGGCGCCATTCGCGACATTGACCAAATGCGCGAGATGCGCTTTCCGTGTTTCGCCGCGGGCACGTCGGTCTCCCACGGCAACCCGCGGCGCATCACCATGGACATTCCAATCGAGATCGATGGCATGGTGGTCGAGCCGGGCGACCTGATTCACGGCGATGTGAACGGTCTGCTCAACGTGCCGCTGGCGGCCGCTGCAGACCTGCCGGCGCAGGTGGAGCATGTTCGCGTCACCGAGCGGGCGGCCATGGACGCGCTGATCGGGCCGAACGCCTCGGTGGACGAGGCGCTCTCGAAGATGGGGCACTGA